The Rhineura floridana isolate rRhiFlo1 chromosome 10, rRhiFlo1.hap2, whole genome shotgun sequence genome includes a region encoding these proteins:
- the LOC133365151 gene encoding uncharacterized protein LOC133365151 isoform X2, with product MRRHNPPKRLLLGCSPPQCNCRHRRPPKRYPFRSHDGKLSAVCVDSEPKVVRKLQKQIKRGEFRESNLIMGKQGRGNNWAYGYHGVRSESEQSLFSRTMESLRKEVERKDCYCGTVLFHSLSGGTGAGLSSRLCEAIREEYPLGHILSVSVAPHQAGESPLQHYNALLCLSWLQRYADGVLLFHNDEALKRAAAVAALQRKDVPEASGQVSLSAMNSYIASCLAGLLCPLKIFTTQSGVTMGMEPWQLLRTICPMPALKFLHAAQASTRGTVFWDSLASSVVQPLPRESLAGNPHRSTAVLAVARGPREDAFLISRSLVLRKLKQGYRCVSWNPFPATYWTDPTSLVVPGHHGHSLTVCANHSSSADLLQRVEQRARVMYKSNAFLHWYWRHGCNEGDFEQAFETLRSVLEDYSHLGD from the exons GTACCCGTTCCGCTCCCATGATGGCAAGCTGAGCGCTGTCTGTGTGGACAGTGAGCCCAAAGTGGTGAGGAAACTGCAGAAGCAAATCAAAAGAGG AGAATTCAGAGAGTCCAATCTCATCATGGGGAAGCAAGGAAGAGGCAACAATTGGGCTTATG GTTATCATGGCGTCCGTTCAGAGAGCGAGCAAAGCTTGTTCAGTCGGACGATGGAGAGCCTGCGGAAGGAGGTGGAGCGCAAGGATTGCTACTGTGGGACGGTGCTGTTCCACAGTCTCAGTGGGGGCACAGGAGCTG GCCTGAGTTCCCGGTTGTGTGAAGCCATCAGAGAAGAGTATCCACTCGGTCATATCCTGTCTGTCTCAGTGGCACCGCACCAAGCTGGTGAGAGTCCTCTTCAGCACTACAATGCCTTGCTGtgcctttcttggctccagaG ATATGCAGACGGTGTCCTTCTGTTTCATAACGATGAGGCATTGAAGCGGGCAGCGGCTGTGGCAGCTTTGCAGAGAAAGGACGTGCCGGAAGCCTCAGGCCAGGTCTCCCTCTCAGCCATGAATTCCTACATCGCTTCCTGCCTCGCTGGTCTTCTCTGTCCTCTCAAGATCTTCACGACACAAAG TGGGGTGACCATGGGGATGGAGCCCTGGCAGCTACTGAGGACTATCTGTCCTATGCCAGCCCTCAAGTTCCTTCATGCTGCTCAAGCCAGCACAAG GGGAACAGTGTTTTGGGACAGCCTGGCATCTTCTGTGGTGCAGCCATTGCCTCGTGAATCTCTTGCTGGAAACCCT CACCGTAGCACTGCCGTGCTCGCCGTGGCCCGTGGCCCCCGGGAGGATGCCTTTCTCATAAGCCGCAGTTTGGTGCTGAGGAAGTTGAAGCAAGGCTACCGCTGCGTCTCGTGGAACCCTTTCCCTGCCACTTACTGGACGG ACCCCACCAGTCTTGTGGTGCCAGGACACCATGGCCACAGCCTGACTGTCTGTGCCAACCACAGCAGCTCAGCTGACCTCCTGCAGAGGGTGGAGCAGCGGGCACGAGTGATGTACAAGAGCAATGCTTTCCTGCACTGGTACTGGAGGCATGGGTGCAACGAAGGGGATTTTGAGCAAGCCTTTGAGACCCTTCGCTCCGTCCTGGAGGATTACAGCCACCTTGGAGACTGA
- the LOC133365151 gene encoding uncharacterized protein LOC133365151 isoform X3: protein MSAVWLQVGQCGNQIGQDWWQIITSTNNTEAGMYPFRSHDGKLSAVCVDSEPKVVRKLQKQIKRGEFRESNLIMGKQGRGNNWAYGYHGVRSESEQSLFSRTMESLRKEVERKDCYCGTVLFHSLSGGTGAGLSSRLCEAIREEYPLGHILSVSVAPHQAGESPLQHYNALLCLSWLQRYADGVLLFHNDEALKRAAAVAALQRKDVPEASGQVSLSAMNSYIASCLAGLLCPLKIFTTQRGTVFWDSLASSVVQPLPRESLAGNPHRSTAVLAVARGPREDAFLISRSLVLRKLKQGYRCVSWNPFPATYWTDPTSLVVPGHHGHSLTVCANHSSSADLLQRVEQRARVMYKSNAFLHWYWRHGCNEGDFEQAFETLRSVLEDYSHLGD from the exons GTACCCGTTCCGCTCCCATGATGGCAAGCTGAGCGCTGTCTGTGTGGACAGTGAGCCCAAAGTGGTGAGGAAACTGCAGAAGCAAATCAAAAGAGG AGAATTCAGAGAGTCCAATCTCATCATGGGGAAGCAAGGAAGAGGCAACAATTGGGCTTATG GTTATCATGGCGTCCGTTCAGAGAGCGAGCAAAGCTTGTTCAGTCGGACGATGGAGAGCCTGCGGAAGGAGGTGGAGCGCAAGGATTGCTACTGTGGGACGGTGCTGTTCCACAGTCTCAGTGGGGGCACAGGAGCTG GCCTGAGTTCCCGGTTGTGTGAAGCCATCAGAGAAGAGTATCCACTCGGTCATATCCTGTCTGTCTCAGTGGCACCGCACCAAGCTGGTGAGAGTCCTCTTCAGCACTACAATGCCTTGCTGtgcctttcttggctccagaG ATATGCAGACGGTGTCCTTCTGTTTCATAACGATGAGGCATTGAAGCGGGCAGCGGCTGTGGCAGCTTTGCAGAGAAAGGACGTGCCGGAAGCCTCAGGCCAGGTCTCCCTCTCAGCCATGAATTCCTACATCGCTTCCTGCCTCGCTGGTCTTCTCTGTCCTCTCAAGATCTTCACGACACAAAG GGGAACAGTGTTTTGGGACAGCCTGGCATCTTCTGTGGTGCAGCCATTGCCTCGTGAATCTCTTGCTGGAAACCCT CACCGTAGCACTGCCGTGCTCGCCGTGGCCCGTGGCCCCCGGGAGGATGCCTTTCTCATAAGCCGCAGTTTGGTGCTGAGGAAGTTGAAGCAAGGCTACCGCTGCGTCTCGTGGAACCCTTTCCCTGCCACTTACTGGACGG ACCCCACCAGTCTTGTGGTGCCAGGACACCATGGCCACAGCCTGACTGTCTGTGCCAACCACAGCAGCTCAGCTGACCTCCTGCAGAGGGTGGAGCAGCGGGCACGAGTGATGTACAAGAGCAATGCTTTCCTGCACTGGTACTGGAGGCATGGGTGCAACGAAGGGGATTTTGAGCAAGCCTTTGAGACCCTTCGCTCCGTCCTGGAGGATTACAGCCACCTTGGAGACTGA
- the LOC133365151 gene encoding tubulin delta chain-like isoform X1, translated as MSAVWLQVGQCGNQIGQDWWQIITSTNNTEAGMYPFRSHDGKLSAVCVDSEPKVVRKLQKQIKRGEFRESNLIMGKQGRGNNWAYGYHGVRSESEQSLFSRTMESLRKEVERKDCYCGTVLFHSLSGGTGAGLSSRLCEAIREEYPLGHILSVSVAPHQAGESPLQHYNALLCLSWLQRYADGVLLFHNDEALKRAAAVAALQRKDVPEASGQVSLSAMNSYIASCLAGLLCPLKIFTTQSGVTMGMEPWQLLRTICPMPALKFLHAAQASTRGTVFWDSLASSVVQPLPRESLAGNPHRSTAVLAVARGPREDAFLISRSLVLRKLKQGYRCVSWNPFPATYWTDPTSLVVPGHHGHSLTVCANHSSSADLLQRVEQRARVMYKSNAFLHWYWRHGCNEGDFEQAFETLRSVLEDYSHLGD; from the exons GTACCCGTTCCGCTCCCATGATGGCAAGCTGAGCGCTGTCTGTGTGGACAGTGAGCCCAAAGTGGTGAGGAAACTGCAGAAGCAAATCAAAAGAGG AGAATTCAGAGAGTCCAATCTCATCATGGGGAAGCAAGGAAGAGGCAACAATTGGGCTTATG GTTATCATGGCGTCCGTTCAGAGAGCGAGCAAAGCTTGTTCAGTCGGACGATGGAGAGCCTGCGGAAGGAGGTGGAGCGCAAGGATTGCTACTGTGGGACGGTGCTGTTCCACAGTCTCAGTGGGGGCACAGGAGCTG GCCTGAGTTCCCGGTTGTGTGAAGCCATCAGAGAAGAGTATCCACTCGGTCATATCCTGTCTGTCTCAGTGGCACCGCACCAAGCTGGTGAGAGTCCTCTTCAGCACTACAATGCCTTGCTGtgcctttcttggctccagaG ATATGCAGACGGTGTCCTTCTGTTTCATAACGATGAGGCATTGAAGCGGGCAGCGGCTGTGGCAGCTTTGCAGAGAAAGGACGTGCCGGAAGCCTCAGGCCAGGTCTCCCTCTCAGCCATGAATTCCTACATCGCTTCCTGCCTCGCTGGTCTTCTCTGTCCTCTCAAGATCTTCACGACACAAAG TGGGGTGACCATGGGGATGGAGCCCTGGCAGCTACTGAGGACTATCTGTCCTATGCCAGCCCTCAAGTTCCTTCATGCTGCTCAAGCCAGCACAAG GGGAACAGTGTTTTGGGACAGCCTGGCATCTTCTGTGGTGCAGCCATTGCCTCGTGAATCTCTTGCTGGAAACCCT CACCGTAGCACTGCCGTGCTCGCCGTGGCCCGTGGCCCCCGGGAGGATGCCTTTCTCATAAGCCGCAGTTTGGTGCTGAGGAAGTTGAAGCAAGGCTACCGCTGCGTCTCGTGGAACCCTTTCCCTGCCACTTACTGGACGG ACCCCACCAGTCTTGTGGTGCCAGGACACCATGGCCACAGCCTGACTGTCTGTGCCAACCACAGCAGCTCAGCTGACCTCCTGCAGAGGGTGGAGCAGCGGGCACGAGTGATGTACAAGAGCAATGCTTTCCTGCACTGGTACTGGAGGCATGGGTGCAACGAAGGGGATTTTGAGCAAGCCTTTGAGACCCTTCGCTCCGTCCTGGAGGATTACAGCCACCTTGGAGACTGA